In a single window of the Caloenas nicobarica isolate bCalNic1 chromosome 8, bCalNic1.hap1, whole genome shotgun sequence genome:
- the PIGZ gene encoding GPI mannosyltransferase 4: MRAPRLWALLAALRAGWCLLPQAGYLHPDEFFQSPEVMAGDILNLQVYYPWEFLSSSPCRTVVFPLMTSGVTYWVIKSLQQLDVCSSCINSYTLLVSPRLLFTIFSFILDYSVYRLAPFWDADPWKALVLLAGSYVTLVFYTRTFANALEGLLFALLMVLVSSTRSDGSSAEPTSSPLIGIITAAGFFNRPTFLAFALMPLLYWAGLVVGSQKSIKTVINHFLKLVLCACFTAIVFVTADTFYFTSMGLDGLYSIKKSSLFDVVAQLNEKLIVTPLNFLSYNLNPHNLALHGSHPRVTHFTVNGIMLFGILHVLAICAGFKMLKKCIHQLIRVKSCYRGSSGLLVHSEGNPTLLLFYFVPLAFLSLFSHQEPRFLIPLIMPLVLFSTSQNSTMKWKHIIIIFNVLGALLFGCLHQGGLIPSLFHLEQLVHSPESSSHPRHYTLLFAHTYMPPRSLLNIQKRDTHVEVIDMAGSEEEILCQTVGQRANNFTCNDCHIFVIIPGTVKATITKCGVSFKNETLIFPHLSMEDPPQIPFLFSANWRSQLGLYILQVDKDQ, encoded by the exons ATGCGGGCCCCGCGGCTGTGGGCGCTGCTGGCCGCGCTGCGGGCGGGCTGGTGCCTGCTGCCGCAGGCCGGCTACCTGCACCCCGACGAGTTCTTCCAGTCGCCCGAGGTGATGGCAG gAGACATTTTAAACCTACAGGTCTATTATCCTTGGGAGTTCCTTTCCAGCTCTCCTTGCAGGACAGTTGTTTTCCCATTAATGACATCTGGAGTTACCTACTGGGTGATCAAGTCTTTGCAGCAGCTGGACGTATGTTCAAGTTGCATCAACAGCTACACACTTCTTGTATCACCTCGCCTTCTCTTTACAATCTTTTCTTTCATACTCGACTATAGTGTTTATCGATTAGCTCCTTTCTGGGATGCGGATCCGTGGAAAGCGCTGGTACTTCTTGCTGGGTCGTATGTCACTCTGGTGTTTTATACAAGAACATTTGCCAATGCACTTGAAGGACTCCTCTTTGCTCTTCTGATGGTACTGGTTTCCTCAACAAGGTCTGAtggcagctcagcagagccAACAAGCAGCCCTCTCATAGGCATTATAACAGCTGCTGGGTTTTTCAACAGGCCAACCTTTTTGGCATTTGCTCTAATGCCCCTGCTTTACTGGGCAGGTTTAGTTGTTGGCTCTCAAAAGAGCATTAAAACTGTCATAAACCACTTTTTGAAGCTTGTCCTATGTGCATGTTTTACTGCCATCGTTTTTGTAACAGCTGACACCTTCTATTTTACCTCCATGGGCTTAGACGGTCTCTACAGCATTAAGAAGAGCAGCCTATTTGATGTAGTAGCTCAATTAAATGAGAAACTGATAGTAACCCCTTTAAATTTTCTCAGCTATAATCTTAATCCTCATAATCTTGCACTGCATGGAAGTCACCCAAGAGTTACACATTTTACAGTCAATGGAATAATGCTCTTTGGGATCTTACATGTTCTGGCTATCTGtgctggttttaaaatgttaaagaaatgCATCCATCAATTAATAAGGGTCAAATCATGTTACCGTGGGTCGTCTGGGCTATTAGTGCATTCTGAAGGCAATCCAACGttactgctgttttattttgttcctttggCATTTCTCTCCCTGTTTAGTCACCAAGAACCTCGGTTTCTCATTCCTCTCATCATGCCATTAGTCCTGTTCAGCACATCACAGAACAGCACTATGAAGTGGAAACacatcattattattttcaatgTTCTCGGGGCTTTGCTGTTTGGGTGCTTACACCAGGGAGGACTGATACCATCTTTGTTTCACTTAGAGCAACTCGTACATTCTCCGGAGTCCTCAAGCCATCCAAGACACTATACTCTACTCTTTGCTCACACATACATGCCTCCTAGGTCTCTGCTTAATATCCAGAAGAGAGACACGCATGTAGAAGTCATTGATATGGCAGGGTCTGAAGAAGAAATCCTCTGCCAAACAGTAGGGCAGCGAGCAAACAATTTTACCTGCAATGACTGTCATATATTTGTTATAATCCCTGGTACAGTCAAAGCCACAATCACAAAATGTGGTGTCTCGTTCAAGAATGAGACTTTGATATTTCCACACTTATCAATGGAAGACCCACCACAAATACCCTTCCTATTCAGTGCAAATTGGAGAAGTCAGTTGGGATTATACATCCTTCAGGTAGACAAAGATCAGTAG
- the NCBP2 gene encoding nuclear cap-binding protein subunit 2 has protein sequence MCSGGTLSILRSDSYAELSQYRDQHFRGTRYDQERLLRKSCTLYVGNLSFYTTEEQIHELFSKSGDIKKVIMGLDKVKKTACGFCFVEYYTRGDAENAMRFINGTRLDDRIIRTDWDAGFKEGRQYGRGRSGGQVRDEYRQDYDAGRGGYGKIVQCQ, from the exons ATGTGCTCCGGGGGCACGCTGAGCATCCTGCGCAGCGACTCCTACGCCGAGCTCAGTCAGTACCGGGACCAGCACTTCCGG GGCACACGGTACGACCAGGAGCGGCTGCTGAGGAAGAGCTGCACGCTGTACGTGGGGAACCTCTCCTTCTACACCACGGAGGAGCAGATCCACGAGCTCTTCAGCAAGAGCGGCGACATCAAGAAGGTCATCATGGGGCTGGACAAAGTGAAGAAAACCGCCTGCGGCTTTTGCTTCGTGGA GTATTACACAAGAGGAGATGCTGAAAATGCAATGCGATTCATCAATGGAACAAGACTTGATGATAGGATCATAAGGACAGACTGGGATGCAGGATTTAAGGAGGGTAGACAGTACGGTCGTGGAAGATCAGGGGGCCAG GTCCGAGATGAATATCGGCAAGACTATGACGCTGGAAGAGGTGGCTATGGTAAAATCGTTCAATGCCAGTGA
- the NCBP2AS2 gene encoding protein NCBP2AS2, producing MVLRRVLLALLSNPRLIEKLSESRPIRAAARLTAAAITRGQLGARQARRDLGPRLLRLRDTFLGELKDGARARGWPWPPGRGPGRGGRPGAGP from the coding sequence ATGGTGCTGCGGCGCGTGCTGCTGGCGCTCCTCAGCAACCCGCGGCTCATCGAGAAGCTCTCGGAGTCGCGGCCCatccgcgccgccgcccgcctcaCCGCCGCCGCCATCACCCGCGGACAGCTCGGCGCCCGCCAGGCGAGGAGGGACCTGGGCCCCCGCCTGCTCCGCCTGCGCGACACCTTCCTCGGGGAGCTCAAGGACGGCGCCCGGGCGCGGGGTTGGCCGTGGCCTCCCGGGCGGGGGCCGGGTCGGGGCGGTCGACCCGGAGCAGGGCCCTGA
- the MELTF gene encoding melanotransferrin, with translation MKISRTVFYLLFFHAALSLERVRWCTVSKQELAKCNDMSKAFGGAGILPTLECTQGGSAANCTQMIKDDLADAVTLDGHLIYQAGKEHGLKPVVGEVYDQEIGTSYYAVAVVRKSSNITINSLKGVTSCHTGINRTAGWDVPVGYLIDSGRLAAMGCDLPKAVSDYFNASCVPGANGVNYPKSLCQLCKGDSAGQNKCEQNSQEQYYDYSGAFRCLAEGAGEVAFVKHSTVPENTDGRSLSSWAQQLRSQDFQLLCRNGNTADVTEWRNCHLARVPARAVVVRPDIDGTAVFQLLNQGQQRFNGVGTRFQMFDSAAYSAQNLLFRDSTTELVAITAEDYQTWLGDEYLHAMQALSCDPNTLPESLNWCVVSTEEIWKCGEMAIAFKKKSLKPEIQCISAKTKEECMELIQKKESDAVVLGGADIYTAGKTYGLVPAAGESYSADDNSNAYYAVVLVKRNLSNAFTISDLKGKKSCHTGLGRTAGWTIPIGMLIKRGIIKTRDCNIPQAVSEFFSASCVPSAKQDNYPSKLCQLCIGDDRGNNQCSASSQERYYSYSGAFRCLAENSGDVAFVKHSTVFENTDGKNTDSWAQNLKSSDFQLLCPNGARAEVTQFAECHLARVPAQAIMVHPDTSVFALYGLLDKAQVYFGNSSNGNGFKMFDSSAFQGKDLIFKDSAVAIVPVEERRTYAEWLGSEYIESLEGMQTPQCSGASNKIRQYLLVTTVIPLFILCQIQGLD, from the exons ATGAAGATCTCCAGAACTGTTTTCTATCTTCTCTTCTTTCATGCTG CTCTCAGCCTGGAACGTGTCCGGTGGTGCACTGTCTCTAAGCAAGAACTTGCCAAATGTAATGACATGAGTAAGGCCTTTGGTGGGGCTGGCATCCTTCCCACTCTGGAGTGCACACAGGGAGGGTCAGCTGCTAACTGTACCCAGATGATCAAG GATGATTTGGCAGATGCAGTGACACTGGATGGTCATTTGATTTACCAGGCTGGAAAGGAGCATGGTCTGAAACCTGTAGTTGGGGAAGTCTATGATCAAG AGATTGGAACTTCCTACTATGCTGTGGCTGTGGTGAGGAAGAGCTCCAACATCACCATCAACAGCTTGAAGGGTGTCACTTCATGTCACACAGGCATCAACAGAACTGCAGGCTGGGATGTGCCAGTGGGTTATCTGATTGACAGCGGGCGCCTGGCAGCAATGGGATGTGACCTCCCAAAAG CTGTAAGTGACTATTTCAATGCAAGCTGTGTTCCTGGAGCAAATGGCGTAAATTATCCCAAATCCCTCTGTCAGCTCTGCAAAGGGGATTCAGCTGGGCAGAACAAATGTGAACAAAATTCCCAAGAGCAATACTATGACTACAGTGGGGCTTTTAG GTGTTTGGCCGAAGGTGCTGGAGAAGTCGCTTTTGTGAAGCACAGCACAGTGCCTGAAAACACAGATG GAAGAAGTCTTTCTTCATGGGCCCAGCAGCTCCGCTCCCAGGACTTCCAGCTCCTGTGCCGCAACGGCAACACGGCTGATGTGACAGAGTGGAGAAACTGCCACCTGGCCCGAGTCCCCGCACGTGCCGTGGTTGTGCGGCCTGACATAGATGGGACAGCTGTCTTCCAGCTCCTGAACCAGGGACAA CAAAGATTTAATGGAGTAGGCACCAGATTTCAGATGTTTGACTCCGCAGCCTATAGTGCCCAGAATCTTCTGTTCAGAGACTCCACCACAGAGCTCGTTGCAATCACAGCTGAGGATTACCAGACATGGCTGGGTGATGAGTATCTTCATGCCATGCAAGCTCTGAGCTGTGACCCCAACA CATTGCCAGAAAGCCTGAACTGGTGTGTTGTATCCACTGAGGAGATTTGGAAATGTGGTGAAATGGCAATTGCCTTTAAGAAAAAGAGTTTGAAACCAGAAATTCAGTGTATTTCAGCCAAGACAAAGGAAGAGTGCATGGAGCTGATCCAG aaaaaggaaagtgatGCTGTAGTTCTGGGTGGAGCTGATATTTACACAGCCGGGAAGACTTACGGACTTGTACCAGCTGCTGGAGAAAGTTACTCTG ctgATGACAACAGCAATGCATACTATGCTGTGGTGTTAGTGAAACGAAATCTGTCCAATGCATTCACCATCAGTGACCTGAAAGGGAAGAAGTCCTGCcacacagggctggggagaacTGCTGGATGGACTATCCCCATTGGTATGCTCATTAAGAGGGGCATTATTAAGACCAGAGACTGTAATATTCCTCAAG CTGTGAGTGAGTTTTTCTCTGCCAGCTGTGTGCCTTCAGCTAAGCAGGACAATTACCCATCCAAACTCTGTCAGCTCTGTATTGGAGATGATAGGGGAAACAATCAATGCAGTGCAAGTAGCCAAGAACGTTATTACAGCTACAGTGGAGCCTTCAG GTGCCTGGCAGAGAACTCTGGGGATGTGGCCTTTGTGAAGCACTCGACAGTGTTTGAGAACACAGATG gtaagAATACTGATAGTTGGGCTCAAAACTTGAAGTCCAGTGACTTCCAGTTACTGTGTCCAAATGGTGCCCGTGCTGAAGTCACCCAGTTTGCTGAGTGTCACCTTGCTCGAGTGCCAGCTCAGGCCATTATGGTTCACCCAGATACCAGCGTTTTTGCTCTATATGGACTACTGGACAAAGCCCAG GTCTACTTTGGAAACAGCAGCAACGGAAACGGATTCAAAATGTTTGATTCTTCAGCTTTTCAAGGAAAAGACTTGATTTTTAAGGATTCTGCTGTTGCAATCGTGCCAGTAGAAGAGAGGAGGACATATGCAGAATGGCTGGGGAGTGAATATATTGAGTCCCTTGAAGGGATGCAAACACCACAGTGCTCTGGGGCAAGTAATAAGATAAGACAATACCTACTTGTGACAACTGTCattcccctttttattttatgtcaGATACAAGGCTTGGACTAG